Within the Pseudomonas oryzae genome, the region GCCGCCGATCCGCCTGGGCACCACCCACAGCTTCTACGACTACGAGGCCAAGTACCTGGCCGACGACACCCGCTATCAGATCCCCTGCGGTCTGGCCGCGGACAAGGAAGAGGAACTCAAGGCGCTCGTCGCACGCGCCTGCGAAGCGGTCGGCACCCGCGGCTGGGCCCGCGCCGACGTAATGCAGGATGCCGACGGGCAATTCTGGCTGCTGGAGGTCAACACCGTCCCAGGCATGACCGACCACAGCCTCGTCCCCATGGCCGCTCGGGCGGCCGGCCTGGATTTCCAGCAACTGGTGCTGGCGATCCTCGCCGACAGCCTGGAGGCAAGGAGCTGATCCATGATCGCCCTGCTGCGTCACCAGCGTCCGGCCCCCATCGGGCCGCTGCGCAAGCCGGTTCCCCGTGGGGCCAGCCGGATGGTGGTGCGCGAACCGCTGCGCAAGCGTCTGCCGCGCCTGTCATTGGCCAGCCTGCAGAGTCTCGTCTGGCCCTTGCTGCTGCTTGGCCTCGGCTATGGCGCCTACGTGGCCGGTCAGCGCCTGTTGCCGTACGCCGATCAGCCGATCGCGCGGGTCAGCGTGCAGGGCGAGTTGCATTACGTCGGCCGCGAGGATGTGGCGCGGCAGCTGGCTCCCCTGGTGCAGACCAGCTTCTTCAAGGTCGACCTTGACGCGCTGCATGCTGAGCTTCGGCGCATCCCGTGGATCGCCGATGCCCAGGTGCGCCGGGTCTGGCCGGATCAGGTGCTGATCCAGCTGGAAGAGCAGCTGCCGGTGGCCCGCTGGGGCGACGAGGCACTGCTCAACAACCAGGGTGTGGCTTTCGCGCCGGGCGAGCTGAGCGGTTACGAGCACCTGCCCAAGCTGTGGGGCCCGCAGCGCGCCCAGCAGCAGGTGATGCAGCAGTACCAGATGCTCAGCCAGCTGCTGCGCCCGCTGGACATCAGCGTGGCCAGCCTGGAGCTGCGCGAGCGCGGCAGCTGGTTCGTTACCACTGGTCGGGGCATGGAGCTGCTGCTCGGTCGCGATCACGTGGTGGAAAAACTGCGGCGCTTCATCAGTGTCTACGAGAAGAGCCTGAAGCAGGACAGTGAGAATATCGCGCGCGTCGACCTGCGCTACCCCAACGGCATGGCCGTGGCGTGGCGTCAGCCGCCGGCGGCGCCGACTCCCGGCGACAAGGCCGGCGAGCGGCAGTGAATTGAGGAGATAGATCGGATCATGGCAAGCGCGCAGAGCGGCAAGATGATCGTCGGCCTGGATATCGGCACCTCCAAGGTGGTGGCGTTGGTTGGCGAGGTGGCGGCCGACGGCCAGTTGGAAATCGTCGGCATCGGTACCCATCCCTCGCGGGGGATGAAGAAGGGCGTGGTGGTCAACATCGAATCCACCGTGCAGTCCATCCAGCACGCCATCGACGAGGCGCAGCAGATGGCCGGCTGCCGCATCCACTCGGCCTTCGTCGGCGTGGCCGGCAGCCACATCCGCAGCCTGAACTCCCACGGCATCGTCGCCATTCGCGACCGTGAGGTCAGCCGCGCGGACATCGAGCGGGTGCTGGACGCCGCCCAGGCGGTGGCGATTCCCGCCGATCAGCGGGTGCTGCACACCCTGGCCCAGGACTATGTGATCGACAACCAGGAAGGCGTGCGCGAGCCGCTCGGCATGTCCGGGGTGCGCCTGGAAGCCAAGGTGCACGTGGTCACCTGCGCGGTCAACGCCGCGCAGAACATCGAGAAGTGCGTGCGTCGCTGCGGCCTCGAGGTGGACGACATCATCCTCGAGCAGCTGGCCTCGTCCGACTCGGTACTGACCGACGACGAGAAGGAACTGGGCGTGTGCCTGGTAGACATCGGCGGCGGCACCACCGACATCGCCATCTTCACCGAGGGTGCGATCCGTCACACTGCTGTTATCCCGATCGCCGGCGACCAGGTGACCAACGACATCGCCATGGCCCTGCGCACACCGACTCAGTATGCTGAGGAGATCAAGATTCGCTACGCCTGCGCACTGGCCAAACTGACCGGCGCCGGTCAGACCATCAAGGTGCCGAGCGTCGGTGATCGGCCGCCGCGCGAGCTGTCGCGCCAGGCGCTGGCCGAGGTGGTCGAGCCGCGTTACGAGGAGCTGTTCTGCCTGGTGCAGGGCGAACTGCGCCGCAGTGGCTACGAGGACATGCTCCCGGCCGGGATCGTCCTCACCGGTGGCACCGCGAAGATGGAGGGTGCCGTCGAGTTGGCCGAGGAAATCTTCCACATGCCGGTACGTCTGGGCCTGCCGCAGGGAGTCAAGGGCCTGGAGGACGTCGTGCGCAATCCCGCCTATGCAACCGGTGTCGGGCTGTTGCTGTACGGCCTGAACAAGCAGGGCATGCCGGGGTTCACCGGCTCCGCGGGTACTACCGAAGAGAGCAAGCCGCCCGTATTCGAGCGCCTCAAGCGCTGGGTGCAGGGCAATTTCTGATCGCTGGCAGTCGCGCGTTCAGAGAAAAATATAAAGAGGGAGAGGAGAGGGAAAAATGTTCGAAATGGTCGATAGCGTTCAATCGAATGCAGTCATCAAGGTCATCGGCGTCGGCGGCGGCGGTGGCAATGCGGTCAACCACATGCTGCGCTGCGGGGTCGAGGACATCGACTTCATCTGCGCCAACACCGACGCCCAGGCGCTGAAGAAGGTCGAGGCCAAGACCATTCTGCAGCTGGGCATGAACGTCACCAAGGGCCTGGGTGCCGGCACCAATCCGGATATCGGCCGCCAGGCCGCGATCGAGGACCGCGAGCGTATCGCCGAGGTCCTGCAGGGCGCCAACATGGTGTTCATCACCACCGGCATGGGCGGCGGCACCGGTACCGGTGCGGCACCGGTGATCGCCGAGGTGGCCAAGGAGATGGGCATCCTCACCGTGGCCGTGGTCACCCGCCCGTTCCCCTTCGAAGGTCGCAAGCGCATGCAGATCGCCGACGAGGGCATCCGCGCCCTGTCCGAGCATGTCGACTCGCTGATCACCATCCCCAACGAGAAGCTGCTGACCATCCTCGGCAAGGACGCTTCCCTGCTGTCCGCCTTCGCCAAGGCCGACGACGTGCTGGCCGGCGCGGTGCGCGGCATCTCCGACATCATGCAGCGTCCGGGTCTGATGAACGTCGACTTCGCCGACGTGCGCACCGTGATGAGCGAGATGGGCATGGCGATGATGGGTACCGGCCACGCCAGCGGCCCGAACCGCGCCCGCGAGGCGGCCGAGGCGGCGATCCGCAACCCGCTGCTGGAAGACATCAACCTGCAGGGCGCCCGCGGCATCCTGGTCAACATCACCGCCGGTCTCGACCTGTCGCTGGGCGAGTACACCGAAGTCGGCAGCATCATCGAGCAGTTCACCTCGGAGCTGGCCACCGTCAAGATCGGCGCGGTCATCGACCCGGAAATGCGCGACGAGCTGCACGTCACCGTGGTCGCCACCGGCCTCGGCGCGCGGATGGAGAAGCCGGTCAAGGTGGTGGAAACCGCTCCGGCCGCCGCTCCGGCTCCGCAGAGCTCCTCGCTCAACTACCGCGACTTCGATCAGCCGACCGTGATGCGCAGCAAGTCCAGCGCCGGCGGTGCCGCCGCCGCGGTGAAGATCAACACCCAGGAAGACCTCGAGTATCTGGATATTCCGGCCTTCCTGCGTCGTCAGGCCGATTGATTTCCTATATCAGAGGTGTTGACGTGATTGGTGTTCAGTAAAGGCGGGCTCTGCTATCATGCCCGCCATTGCTGAGAACAGTTCACAACTTGTGCAGATACGGCCAAAGCCATGATCAAACAACGCACTTTGAAGAACACGATCCGTGCCACGGGCGTCGGCTTGCATTCGGGGGAGAAGGTCTACCTCACCCTGAAGCCGGCTCCGGTGGATACCGGCATCGTGTTCTGCCGCACCGATCTCGATCCGGTGGTGGAAATCCCGGCCCGGGCCGAGAACGTCGGTGAGACCACCCTGTCGACCACGCTGGTCAAGGGTGACGTCAAGGTGGATACGGTTGAGCACCTGCTTTCGGCCATGGCTGGCCTGGGCATCGACAACGCCTACATCGAGCTGTCGGCGTCGGAAGTGCCGATTATGGATGGCAGCGCCGGTCCCTTCGTGTTCCTGATCCAGTCCGCTGGTCTGCAGGAGCAGGAAGCGCCGAAGAAGTTCATCCGCATCAAGCGCAAGGTCACCGTCGAGGAGGGCGGCAAAAGCGCCACCTTCCTGCCGTTCGACGGTTTCAAGGTGAGCTTCGAGATCGACTTCGACCACCCGGTGTTCCGCGGTCGCACCCAGCGTGCCTGCGTCGATTTCTCCAGCACCTCGTTCGTCAAGGAGGTCAGCCGGGCGCGGACCTTCGGTTTCATGCGCGACATCGAGTTCCTGCGTTCGCAGAACCTGGCACTCGGCGGCAGCGTCGACAACGCCATCGTGGTCGACGAGTTCCGCGTGCTCAACGAAGACGGCCTGCGTTACGAGGACGAGTTCGTCAAGCACAAGATCCTTGACGCCATCGGCGACCTGTATCTGCTCGGCAACAGCCTGATCGGCGAGTTCCGCGGCCACAAGTCCGGTCACGCCCTCAACAATCGTCTCCTGCGCACCCTGATCGCCGAGACGGATGCCTGGGAGGTGGTGACCTTCGACGACGCCAGCACCGCGCCGATCTCCTACATGCGTCCCGCTGCTGCCGTCTGAAACAAAAACTCTCCCCCTATTTCTCAAGGCCACCCTCGGGTGGCCTTTTTTTTCGTCCGCGCGTTCAGGGGCGCTTCGGATCCCGCTCGGCCGTGTGACTGGCCAGGCGCTCGAGGGCGGCGCGCAGGCGGGGATCCTCGATGCCGCTGGCAGCGCTGAGCAGGGTATGGGCGGCCGAGCTGGACAGGGTCGGATTTCGACCGGTGGCATGCCTTTCGGCAGCTGTTGGTTGAACTTTGAACAGGATCTTCGCTAAGTTCTCGAACTCCCTGAAGTTCCGCAGCTGGCGCAGCAGGCGTTTCTGCTGATAGCGCAGGTGGGTGGCCCACTGGCCATCAGTGACTATCAGCAGCAGGCAGCCGTCGCGCCAGGTGGCCACCCGGCAATGCGGGCGGGCCGCCGGTTGCAGCTGACTTTCCAGCAGTTGTTGCAGGTGGGCGAGGCGTTGCGTCTCGCCCAGCAGGTTCTTGAGTGTCCTGGTTTCGCGCAGCAGGGCGGCGGGGGCTCGGGCGGGTAGGGGACGCAAAGACATGGCAGGACGCCTGGAACAAAAGGTGCGGTCATCTTAGCAAAACGACCGCGCCCCTTCTTACAGGATGCGCCATGCACATCATCTTCATGAGTCGTCGCCACGGCGCGGCACGCTCGCTGACCCTCGCCCCGCGTCATGGCCTGTTGCTGGTCAGCCTGCTGCTGGGTTGCACCCTGGCGGCGGGCATCGCCCTGGGTGCCTGGTTGCGACCGCAGGGCGGGCCGGGCGCCGCTGCTCTGGCCGAGCCGCCCCGGGTATTGCCGCAGGAGCTGGCCGAGGCGCGCGCCACCGCCCAGCGCCAGCTGGATGCCCTGGGTGTGCACCTGGCCGAGCTGCAGGCACGCATGACCCGTCTGGATGCCCTGGGCGAGCGCCTGGCGGAACTGGCCGAGGTGGATGGCGAGGAGTTCGACTTCAGCCTGCCGGTCGG harbors:
- the ftsA gene encoding cell division protein FtsA, which produces MASAQSGKMIVGLDIGTSKVVALVGEVAADGQLEIVGIGTHPSRGMKKGVVVNIESTVQSIQHAIDEAQQMAGCRIHSAFVGVAGSHIRSLNSHGIVAIRDREVSRADIERVLDAAQAVAIPADQRVLHTLAQDYVIDNQEGVREPLGMSGVRLEAKVHVVTCAVNAAQNIEKCVRRCGLEVDDIILEQLASSDSVLTDDEKELGVCLVDIGGGTTDIAIFTEGAIRHTAVIPIAGDQVTNDIAMALRTPTQYAEEIKIRYACALAKLTGAGQTIKVPSVGDRPPRELSRQALAEVVEPRYEELFCLVQGELRRSGYEDMLPAGIVLTGGTAKMEGAVELAEEIFHMPVRLGLPQGVKGLEDVVRNPAYATGVGLLLYGLNKQGMPGFTGSAGTTEESKPPVFERLKRWVQGNF
- a CDS encoding cell division protein FtsQ/DivIB; the encoded protein is MIALLRHQRPAPIGPLRKPVPRGASRMVVREPLRKRLPRLSLASLQSLVWPLLLLGLGYGAYVAGQRLLPYADQPIARVSVQGELHYVGREDVARQLAPLVQTSFFKVDLDALHAELRRIPWIADAQVRRVWPDQVLIQLEEQLPVARWGDEALLNNQGVAFAPGELSGYEHLPKLWGPQRAQQQVMQQYQMLSQLLRPLDISVASLELRERGSWFVTTGRGMELLLGRDHVVEKLRRFISVYEKSLKQDSENIARVDLRYPNGMAVAWRQPPAAPTPGDKAGERQ
- the lpxC gene encoding UDP-3-O-acyl-N-acetylglucosamine deacetylase, which encodes MIKQRTLKNTIRATGVGLHSGEKVYLTLKPAPVDTGIVFCRTDLDPVVEIPARAENVGETTLSTTLVKGDVKVDTVEHLLSAMAGLGIDNAYIELSASEVPIMDGSAGPFVFLIQSAGLQEQEAPKKFIRIKRKVTVEEGGKSATFLPFDGFKVSFEIDFDHPVFRGRTQRACVDFSSTSFVKEVSRARTFGFMRDIEFLRSQNLALGGSVDNAIVVDEFRVLNEDGLRYEDEFVKHKILDAIGDLYLLGNSLIGEFRGHKSGHALNNRLLRTLIAETDAWEVVTFDDASTAPISYMRPAAAV
- a CDS encoding DUF721 domain-containing protein; translated protein: MSLRPLPARAPAALLRETRTLKNLLGETQRLAHLQQLLESQLQPAARPHCRVATWRDGCLLLIVTDGQWATHLRYQQKRLLRQLRNFREFENLAKILFKVQPTAAERHATGRNPTLSSSAAHTLLSAASGIEDPRLRAALERLASHTAERDPKRP
- the ftsZ gene encoding cell division protein FtsZ; protein product: MFEMVDSVQSNAVIKVIGVGGGGGNAVNHMLRCGVEDIDFICANTDAQALKKVEAKTILQLGMNVTKGLGAGTNPDIGRQAAIEDRERIAEVLQGANMVFITTGMGGGTGTGAAPVIAEVAKEMGILTVAVVTRPFPFEGRKRMQIADEGIRALSEHVDSLITIPNEKLLTILGKDASLLSAFAKADDVLAGAVRGISDIMQRPGLMNVDFADVRTVMSEMGMAMMGTGHASGPNRAREAAEAAIRNPLLEDINLQGARGILVNITAGLDLSLGEYTEVGSIIEQFTSELATVKIGAVIDPEMRDELHVTVVATGLGARMEKPVKVVETAPAAAPAPQSSSLNYRDFDQPTVMRSKSSAGGAAAAVKINTQEDLEYLDIPAFLRRQAD